The proteins below are encoded in one region of Aulosira sp. FACHB-615:
- a CDS encoding mechanosensitive ion channel family protein: MRWHFLAFFGSITVSAIAVTPVNAQIPLLPLLQTPSSLSNDSENRNVSGWIYLDGRRLFQISATKTNLPERLQNIQRNLNQISQNYFQSSATKIKVEVRKVNEIPVIQVNGEYLMTVTSEDAELRQEDQLISANQIADALQEDLQRAKQERQTQYLLNQGKIAAGIGLVMVVTSWGVYYWQRRSRKETAQPVPSISSTAQPITTQLNQQQHRHFQEVKKRLFQLTQAGIWGGGNFLILGLFPYTRPLQVAILSAAQIPLKLAVVALGTYVATRFSYALIDRFTTTLISSGVLLTSDTSERLRLRVSTFSGVTKSIVTIIWVGVGILFALVSLGVDIVPLLAGAGLVGVAVSLASQNLIKDAINGFLIILEDQYALGDVINVGNVGGLVENLNLRMTQLRDSEGRLITIPNSEIKIVANLSSRWSRADLTVPIAYEADVDHALDLIKKVALEMDQDLQWKHQIIETPQVLGIDHFGDRGLIIRVWIKTQPLKQWDVAREYRRRLKVTLDQAGINIPVPQQAIWVNDAQLLNAQMNGKGDESMVNIAGNRE; this comes from the coding sequence GTGCGTTGGCATTTTTTGGCATTTTTTGGTTCAATCACGGTTTCTGCTATTGCTGTAACACCAGTAAACGCGCAAATTCCCTTGTTACCACTATTGCAAACTCCCAGCAGCTTGAGTAATGACTCTGAGAATAGAAATGTTTCTGGCTGGATTTATTTAGATGGTCGTCGTTTATTTCAAATCAGCGCCACTAAAACTAATTTGCCAGAGCGTTTACAGAATATTCAGCGAAACTTGAATCAAATTAGCCAGAATTACTTTCAATCCTCAGCAACGAAAATCAAGGTAGAGGTGCGGAAAGTTAACGAAATACCCGTCATTCAGGTGAATGGTGAATATTTGATGACTGTCACCTCTGAGGATGCAGAACTCAGACAAGAAGATCAGCTGATCTCGGCGAATCAAATTGCTGATGCTTTACAAGAAGACTTACAACGGGCAAAACAAGAACGACAAACTCAATATCTACTCAATCAAGGTAAAATTGCTGCTGGCATTGGCCTGGTGATGGTGGTCACAAGTTGGGGTGTATATTATTGGCAGCGTCGCTCTCGCAAAGAAACAGCGCAGCCAGTTCCATCAATTTCTTCGACAGCGCAACCAATTACAACGCAACTGAATCAACAGCAGCATCGTCATTTTCAAGAAGTAAAGAAGCGTTTGTTTCAGTTAACGCAAGCTGGAATTTGGGGAGGGGGTAATTTTCTGATTTTGGGGCTATTTCCCTACACTCGACCGTTGCAAGTAGCCATACTCTCGGCGGCGCAAATTCCCTTAAAACTTGCTGTTGTGGCCTTGGGGACTTATGTCGCTACCCGTTTCAGCTATGCTTTAATCGATCGCTTCACAACGACACTCATCAGTAGTGGGGTTTTATTAACCTCCGATACTTCTGAACGTCTGCGTTTAAGAGTCTCTACCTTTTCAGGCGTGACTAAAAGTATTGTCACTATTATCTGGGTAGGAGTTGGGATTTTATTCGCCCTTGTTTCTCTGGGGGTAGATATTGTTCCTCTACTTGCAGGTGCAGGTTTAGTTGGTGTGGCTGTATCTTTGGCTTCCCAAAACCTAATTAAAGATGCCATTAACGGCTTCTTGATTATCCTGGAAGACCAGTATGCCTTGGGCGATGTGATTAATGTGGGCAATGTGGGTGGCTTAGTGGAAAATCTCAACTTGCGGATGACACAACTACGCGATTCAGAAGGACGCTTAATTACAATTCCCAATAGTGAGATTAAAATTGTCGCCAACCTCTCTAGCCGTTGGTCACGGGCCGATTTAACTGTTCCCATTGCCTATGAAGCTGATGTTGACCATGCTTTGGACTTGATTAAAAAAGTCGCTTTAGAGATGGATCAAGATTTGCAATGGAAACATCAAATTATTGAAACTCCGCAAGTTTTGGGTATTGATCATTTTGGCGATCGCGGTTTAATTATTCGTGTGTGGATTAAAACCCAACCTCTTAAACAATGGGATGTCGCCCGCGAATATCGTCGCCGCCTGAAAGTTACCCTTGACCAAGCCGGAATTAATATCCCAGTACCACAACAAGCTATCTGGGTGAATGATGCACAGCTATTGAATGCACAGATGAATGGTAAGGGTGATGAGTCAATGGTCAATATAGCAGGGAACAGGGAATAG
- a CDS encoding SDR family oxidoreductase, with translation MTTQTKIAVVTGSNRGLGYAISRKLAQIGIHVVLTSRNQTDGLAAKQQLSSEGLDINYHVLDVNSDNSVAEFTQWLQQTYGKLDILVNNAGINPTATPEESSLLTVRLETMQATFNTNVLAVLRISQALIPLMKLNNYGRIVNVSTEMASLYTMGSDYYPLAPSYRLSKVGINGLTILLARELQNENILVNAYSPGWMKTDMGGENAPFTAEEGAETAVYLATLPDGGAQGQFFAEMRKFGGPIQLQW, from the coding sequence ATGACAACTCAAACCAAGATTGCCGTAGTTACAGGTAGCAATCGTGGCTTAGGATATGCTATCTCCCGAAAATTGGCTCAAATCGGTATTCATGTTGTTTTAACCAGCCGTAATCAAACAGATGGTCTAGCAGCCAAGCAGCAGTTATCTAGTGAAGGGCTAGATATCAACTATCATGTACTCGATGTAAATAGTGACAATAGTGTTGCAGAATTTACTCAGTGGCTACAGCAAACCTACGGCAAGTTAGATATTCTGGTAAATAACGCTGGTATTAATCCTACCGCCACGCCGGAAGAATCCAGCTTATTGACTGTTCGGCTAGAAACAATGCAAGCTACATTTAACACTAATGTTCTAGCAGTACTGAGAATTTCTCAAGCTTTAATTCCCTTGATGAAACTCAACAACTACGGTCGCATTGTTAACGTTTCTACCGAAATGGCTTCTTTGTATACAATGGGCAGTGACTACTACCCCCTCGCACCTTCCTATAGACTTTCCAAAGTCGGGATCAATGGGCTAACTATACTTTTGGCTAGGGAACTCCAAAATGAGAATATTCTCGTCAATGCCTATTCTCCTGGTTGGATGAAAACTGATATGGGAGGTGAAAATGCGCCATTCACCGCAGAAGAAGGCGCAGAAACAGCAGTTTATTTAGCAACCCTACCAGATGGAGGAGCGCAAGGGCAATTTTTTGCAGAGATGCGGAAGTTTGGCGGGCCAATTCAATTACAGTGGTAA
- a CDS encoding glycosyltransferase family 4 protein has product MGCKNENFNTKSASILTLGLGWFPKTPGGLERYIYELTHQLANRQDQIELCGVGLPEIDLNSPIKLTNLASPNLPIWQRLWHIRNNFKNSRIGKPDAINLHFALYSFPIMDILPQDIPITFNFHGPWASESEQEVTTNKLSIIIKRLLIEKSTYHRCDRFIVLSKAFGNILHQQYQVPWEKIHIIPGGVNIHRFQPNLSQQAAKQELGWPDNRPILFTSRRLVYRMGIDKLLQAVAIIKPKIPDVWLAIAGRGYMQDALQQQAKELGLENTVKFLGFIPDEQLPIAYQAADLTVMPSQSFEGFGLALVESLACGTPVVCTPVGGMPEILTQFSPDLITSSTEVYDIADKLENILLGKISIPSRQACRDYAVTNYDWSLIAQKVRDVILA; this is encoded by the coding sequence GTGGGATGTAAAAACGAAAATTTTAATACTAAGTCTGCATCTATACTGACACTGGGGTTGGGTTGGTTCCCTAAAACACCAGGAGGATTAGAAAGATATATTTATGAATTAACTCATCAATTAGCCAACCGTCAAGACCAAATAGAATTATGTGGAGTTGGTTTACCAGAAATTGATTTAAATTCACCAATCAAATTAACTAACTTAGCTTCTCCTAATCTGCCAATTTGGCAAAGACTTTGGCATATTCGCAATAACTTTAAAAATAGTAGAATCGGCAAGCCAGATGCAATTAATTTACATTTTGCATTATATAGCTTTCCGATTATGGATATTTTACCGCAAGATATACCCATTACCTTTAACTTTCATGGCCCTTGGGCATCAGAAAGTGAGCAAGAAGTAACTACTAATAAATTGAGTATTATTATCAAGCGGTTGTTAATTGAAAAAAGTACTTATCATCGCTGCGATCGCTTTATTGTTCTGAGTAAAGCATTTGGTAATATTTTACATCAACAATATCAAGTTCCTTGGGAAAAAATTCACATTATTCCTGGTGGTGTAAATATTCATCGCTTTCAGCCAAATTTATCGCAACAGGCAGCAAAACAGGAATTAGGCTGGCCAGATAATCGTCCGATATTATTTACATCTCGCCGCTTAGTTTATCGTATGGGTATTGATAAACTCTTGCAAGCTGTAGCTATAATTAAACCTAAAATTCCTGATGTTTGGTTAGCAATTGCTGGTCGTGGTTATATGCAAGATGCACTACAACAGCAAGCAAAAGAATTAGGCTTAGAAAATACAGTTAAATTTTTAGGTTTTATCCCAGATGAGCAATTACCCATAGCCTATCAAGCTGCTGATTTAACAGTTATGCCTAGTCAATCTTTTGAAGGTTTTGGTTTAGCATTAGTTGAATCTTTAGCTTGCGGTACACCTGTTGTCTGTACACCGGTGGGGGGAATGCCAGAAATTTTAACGCAATTTTCACCAGATTTGATTACCAGTTCAACTGAAGTTTATGACATAGCTGACAAATTAGAGAATATCCTCTTAGGGAAAATTTCAATTCCTTCGCGTCAGGCTTGCCGTGATTATGCCGTAACTAATTATGACTGGTCTTTAATCGCACAAAAAGTTCGTGATGTTATCTTAGCTTAA
- a CDS encoding HdeD family acid-resistance protein: MTTNINQSSNINKQVNTSIVIGALLIILGIVAIALPVVTTIFAETWVALILMSAGFAKLVYATHTRREGGFLLKILLSGLYIATGVMLLIYPRTGILTLTLLLGSFLLTEGTFELILAFRLRPQQNWTWVLGNGIITLFLGALIWFQFPSNAPWLLGTLLGSSIVVTGISRVMLSLNARSSLPESNQAA; the protein is encoded by the coding sequence ATTACTACTAATATCAACCAGTCCAGCAATATTAACAAGCAAGTTAATACTTCAATTGTCATTGGCGCTCTTTTGATTATTTTAGGGATTGTAGCGATCGCTTTACCTGTAGTTACAACCATATTTGCTGAGACTTGGGTGGCGCTAATCCTGATGAGTGCGGGATTTGCCAAGCTTGTTTATGCTACTCATACCCGCCGCGAAGGAGGTTTTCTATTGAAAATTCTCTTAAGCGGACTTTATATTGCTACAGGTGTGATGCTATTAATTTATCCTCGAACTGGTATTCTTACACTCACCCTGTTACTCGGTAGCTTCTTACTGACAGAAGGTACATTCGAGTTAATTTTGGCATTCCGCTTACGTCCCCAACAAAACTGGACATGGGTATTAGGTAATGGCATTATTACCCTATTTTTAGGCGCACTAATTTGGTTTCAGTTTCCCAGCAACGCACCTTGGCTACTAGGCACATTATTAGGCTCTAGCATTGTGGTTACAGGTATTTCTCGCGTTATGCTGTCTTTAAATGCGCGTTCTAGCTTACCTGAATCTAATCAAGCTGCTTAG
- a CDS encoding glycosyltransferase family 4 protein: MKILFLDQSGKPGGAELCLIDIAKPYRDRGMVSLFADGDFKTLLQQHQIPVEVLTTKPIQVQKQSNLLQAIASIKQLAPLLIKVVNLAKKYDVIYANTQKALVIGALASVLANRPLVYHLHDILSLEHFSPINLRVAVTLANKFASLVIANSQASQTAFVQAGGKPEITAIVYNGFDSKKYQIPEVEIQKIRQDLNLEGKFVVGHFSRLAPWKGQHILLEALAQCPPQVTAILVGDALFGEQDYVQELHRQVAKLGLENRVKFLGFRADIPQLMSACNLVAHTSTAPEPFGRVIVEAMLCGTPVVAAKAGGAIELVEHGVNGFLTTPGDSQELANVINTCVQEIEITTAIADYARKTASQRFDIATINQQIAQLLISRKIDVNDTKVVDFQGNED; encoded by the coding sequence ATGAAAATTCTATTTTTAGACCAAAGTGGTAAACCTGGTGGTGCAGAACTTTGTTTAATTGATATTGCTAAACCATACCGCGATCGCGGTATGGTTAGCTTGTTCGCTGATGGTGATTTTAAAACCTTACTCCAGCAACATCAAATCCCCGTTGAAGTATTAACAACCAAACCAATTCAAGTCCAAAAACAAAGTAACTTATTGCAAGCAATAGCCAGCATTAAACAACTAGCACCTTTATTAATTAAAGTTGTAAACTTAGCAAAAAAATATGATGTAATTTATGCCAATACCCAAAAAGCACTAGTTATTGGCGCACTGGCAAGTGTTTTAGCAAATCGTCCTCTAGTTTATCATTTACACGATATCCTTTCCTTAGAACACTTTAGCCCAATTAACTTACGAGTTGCTGTCACCTTAGCTAATAAATTTGCATCATTAGTTATCGCTAATTCACAAGCTAGTCAAACAGCATTTGTCCAAGCTGGCGGTAAGCCGGAAATCACAGCAATTGTTTATAACGGATTTGATAGTAAAAAATATCAAATTCCTGAAGTTGAAATTCAAAAAATCCGACAAGATTTAAACTTAGAAGGTAAATTTGTTGTTGGACATTTCAGCCGTCTCGCACCCTGGAAAGGACAACATATTTTACTGGAAGCATTAGCACAATGTCCGCCACAAGTCACAGCAATTTTAGTTGGTGATGCTTTATTTGGCGAACAAGATTATGTCCAAGAATTACATCGCCAAGTTGCCAAACTAGGTTTAGAAAATCGCGTCAAATTTTTAGGATTTCGCGCTGACATTCCGCAGTTAATGTCAGCTTGTAACTTAGTGGCGCATACTTCCACTGCACCAGAACCCTTTGGTAGAGTAATTGTTGAGGCGATGTTATGCGGTACACCTGTCGTCGCAGCCAAAGCCGGCGGTGCGATTGAATTAGTCGAACATGGTGTCAATGGTTTTTTAACCACACCCGGCGATTCCCAAGAACTAGCCAACGTAATTAACACCTGTGTTCAAGAAATAGAAATCACTACAGCGATCGCTGATTATGCCAGAAAGACTGCCAGTCAGCGTTTTGATATCGCCACTATTAATCAGCAAATTGCCCAATTATTGATTTCCAGGAAAATAGATGTGAATGATACCAAGGTGGTAGATTTTCAGGGTAATGAAGATTAA
- a CDS encoding LysR family transcriptional regulator, giving the protein MGLIDLSAVDLNLLVAFEALFEEKSVTAAATRLYLGQPAMSAALARLRTLFQDDLFIRIGREMQPTAKAVAIAPGIKAALQQIRQTLAASQTFDATNSQTTFTIGSSDYTSHVVMPKLLQVCHQIAPKINFRLIGFAKDSVGELLENREIDLALGVFQNPPRQTIQMPLFAEHFVGICRRGHPVITQNAIAPDSFANLLHALFTIRQDEVGEIDKVLAQSNLQRRIVLTTPHLLVLPAIISSSDLVAAVPSRLVTSLADQGAVEIFELPIQTQPWMISMLWSRLTDQDQANSWLRQMLKSICEEI; this is encoded by the coding sequence ATGGGATTAATAGATTTATCTGCCGTTGATCTCAACTTGCTGGTTGCTTTTGAGGCACTTTTTGAAGAGAAAAGTGTGACAGCCGCAGCTACAAGGCTGTATTTGGGGCAACCAGCTATGAGTGCGGCTTTAGCCAGATTACGCACGCTATTTCAAGATGATCTATTTATCCGAATTGGCAGAGAAATGCAGCCCACAGCCAAAGCAGTGGCAATTGCACCTGGTATCAAAGCAGCTTTACAACAAATTCGGCAAACATTAGCCGCCAGCCAAACGTTTGATGCCACAAATTCTCAAACAACTTTTACAATTGGCAGTTCAGATTACACCAGCCATGTTGTGATGCCCAAACTTTTGCAGGTTTGTCATCAAATTGCACCAAAGATTAATTTTCGCTTGATTGGTTTTGCCAAAGACTCGGTAGGAGAACTATTAGAAAATCGAGAGATTGATTTAGCCTTGGGTGTGTTTCAAAATCCACCCAGGCAAACAATACAGATGCCATTATTTGCAGAACACTTTGTTGGCATTTGTCGCCGAGGGCATCCTGTGATTACTCAAAATGCGATCGCACCAGACAGTTTTGCGAATCTGCTTCATGCTCTGTTTACCATCCGACAAGATGAAGTTGGTGAAATTGACAAAGTTTTGGCTCAGTCCAATCTCCAACGTCGCATTGTTTTGACAACTCCCCATTTACTAGTACTACCAGCAATTATTTCATCTAGTGACTTAGTGGCTGCTGTACCATCACGGTTAGTAACATCCTTGGCAGATCAAGGTGCAGTAGAAATTTTTGAACTGCCTATACAAACACAACCGTGGATGATTTCAATGTTGTGGAGCCGACTAACAGATCAAGATCAGGCAAATTCTTGGTTAAGACAGATGCTCAAGAGTATTTGCGAGGAAATTTAA
- a CDS encoding choice-of-anchor Q domain-containing protein has protein sequence MATFNVTNTKSSGLGSLQQAVLNANASAGKDLIRFTGGLFTDNIADTISLGGSSLFITDDLSIDGRGSNLLTVSGNYNFAQDNNISRVFEIANGITVDIEGLTIANGYATDTRGGGGVYNAGNLTLRNVAVSNNFSGGQDSSGNNGGGIYNSNSGILRLNNSTVTANYAGQVDAEDIEDIFYAGDGGGIYNAGVVTLNNSAINDNSAGYYNDSYFPDNLGNGAGIYNTGTLTANNSTINNNRGTGDGTGLYSTGTVTLSYSSVNNNESSNQFYNAFSGIVSNGSLTIRNSSVSSNRAIDSGGASSGIDSSGTLIISNSHIDNNQSLGSSGVLHSGTLTVTNSSINYNGGRNSSGLIANGTIKIDRSTINGNTSDSEFSTAGLITRGTVTVNNSTISNNSSNSGSAGLRNSGNATVSNSTISSNIGGLEVTGDINSNGIYNSASGNLTVIRSTITGNSNAEGAANGTIVNDGNISIISSTISNNSAGLGGGILNNSTAFVINTTINNNTAGIGGGINNSGTLTFVNSTISGNRSYNEGGGIYNSGTLAVSNSTIAFNKSYYDEENTVSSGAGIYNSETGTATIKNSIIAGNNDGIPGAVNPDVVGNFISNGYNLIGNLNGSTGFNPSEQLQVSISQVIDTILRDNGGPVKTHALVYGSPAINAGNNADIPADIADLDRDSNTTEGIPFDQRGSGYRRILNGRVDIGAYEASVINGTAYPNNLRGTTVNDLIAGLRGADVLTGGAGADSFVYTSLADSGDTITDFAVGTDKIVLQALWRSLDLSNLNFATAIAGGYLQFQTAGTDTLVLIDLDGTAGQRVALELVRLRNVSANAVNDSRNFVF, from the coding sequence ATGGCTACCTTTAACGTCACCAACACTAAAAGCAGTGGTCTTGGTTCATTACAGCAAGCAGTTTTAAATGCCAACGCCTCAGCCGGCAAAGACTTAATCAGATTTACAGGCGGACTCTTCACAGACAACATCGCCGATACTATCAGCCTTGGTGGTAGTAGTTTGTTCATCACCGATGACTTAAGTATTGATGGTAGAGGTTCAAACTTACTGACAGTTAGCGGTAACTACAATTTTGCTCAAGATAACAACATATCTCGTGTATTTGAAATTGCTAACGGCATCACTGTTGACATTGAAGGATTAACAATTGCTAATGGCTATGCCACAGATACAAGAGGCGGTGGCGGCGTTTACAACGCTGGTAATCTGACATTAAGAAACGTCGCCGTTAGCAATAACTTTTCTGGTGGTCAAGACAGTTCCGGTAATAATGGTGGTGGCATTTATAACTCGAACTCTGGAATTTTAAGGCTCAACAACAGCACTGTTACAGCTAACTACGCAGGCCAAGTTGATGCTGAGGATATTGAGGATATATTCTATGCAGGCGATGGAGGCGGTATCTATAACGCGGGTGTCGTCACTCTTAACAACAGTGCCATTAATGATAACTCTGCTGGTTACTACAATGACTCCTACTTTCCCGATAACTTAGGCAATGGTGCAGGTATATATAACACTGGCACTTTAACAGCTAACAACAGCACTATCAACAACAACAGAGGCACAGGTGATGGTACTGGCCTTTACAGCACTGGAACTGTAACCTTGAGTTATAGCAGTGTTAATAATAATGAATCAAGCAACCAATTCTATAACGCATTTAGTGGCATTGTCAGTAATGGCAGCCTCACTATCAGAAATAGTAGTGTGAGCAGTAATAGAGCAATTGATAGTGGTGGTGCTTCATCTGGTATTGATAGCTCAGGCACACTAATCATCAGTAACAGCCACATAGATAATAATCAGTCACTTGGGTCGAGTGGAGTACTGCACTCAGGAACCCTGACAGTAACTAATAGCTCGATTAATTACAATGGCGGCCGAAATTCTAGCGGACTTATTGCCAATGGCACTATCAAAATAGACAGAAGTACTATCAATGGCAACACTTCAGACTCTGAATTTAGTACAGCCGGTCTTATTACCCGTGGCACAGTGACAGTAAATAACAGCACTATCAGTAATAACTCTTCAAACTCCGGTAGTGCAGGTCTCAGAAACAGTGGCAATGCAACGGTAAGCAACAGCACCATCAGCAGCAACATAGGAGGCTTAGAAGTAACAGGAGATATTAACAGCAACGGTATCTATAACTCTGCATCTGGCAATCTGACAGTTATTAGAAGCACTATCACAGGTAATTCCAATGCAGAGGGAGCCGCAAACGGCACGATTGTTAATGATGGCAACATTAGCATCATTAGTTCTACTATCAGCAATAACTCAGCAGGTTTAGGAGGTGGTATTCTCAACAACAGTACTGCATTTGTAATTAACACCACCATTAACAACAACACCGCAGGCATTGGCGGAGGCATTAACAACTCTGGCACTCTAACTTTCGTTAACAGTACTATTAGTGGCAATCGGTCATACAACGAAGGCGGCGGAATTTACAACTCTGGCACTTTAGCAGTTAGCAATAGCACGATCGCCTTCAACAAGTCTTACTATGATGAAGAAAACACTGTATCTAGCGGTGCTGGTATCTATAACTCAGAAACAGGTACAGCCACCATCAAAAACAGCATCATAGCAGGCAATAATGATGGCATTCCTGGTGCAGTTAACCCCGATGTCGTCGGTAACTTTATCAGCAACGGCTATAACCTGATTGGCAACCTTAATGGCAGTACAGGCTTTAACCCCAGCGAACAACTACAAGTCAGCATTTCTCAAGTTATCGATACCATTCTGCGTGACAATGGCGGCCCAGTCAAAACCCACGCTTTAGTTTATGGTAGTCCCGCCATTAACGCTGGGAATAACGCCGATATCCCTGCCGACATTGCAGACTTAGACAGAGATAGCAATACTACCGAAGGCATACCTTTTGATCAACGAGGTAGTGGTTATCGACGTATTTTGAATGGTCGAGTAGACATCGGAGCTTATGAAGCATCTGTAATTAATGGCACGGCTTATCCTAATAATCTCCGAGGTACTACTGTCAATGATTTGATTGCTGGCTTGAGAGGCGCAGATGTGCTAACAGGTGGTGCTGGCGCAGATAGCTTTGTTTATACCAGCCTTGCCGATAGCGGCGATACAATTACAGACTTTGCCGTTGGTACAGATAAAATTGTCTTACAAGCACTTTGGCGGAGTTTAGATTTGAGCAACTTGAACTTTGCTACAGCCATTGCTGGCGGTTACTTGCAGTTCCAAACAGCAGGGACAGACACCTTAGTTTTAATTGACTTAGATGGTACTGCTGGTCAACGTGTGGCTTTGGAGTTGGTGAGGTTACGCAATGTATCAGCTAATGCTGTGAACGACTCTAGGAATTTTGTGTTTTAA